In one Streptomyces sp. NBC_00708 genomic region, the following are encoded:
- a CDS encoding organic hydroperoxide resistance protein → MAVTYTAVVDVDGEGRNGGRVSSSDGLLTTALAIPEELGGAGGATNPEQLLAAGWAACFLGALRRAAAERKVRLTSTTITAEITLTHGDDGEFSLSAVLNPVLGGVDQATAQQLADAAHQICPYSKATRGNIPVSIRAAAA, encoded by the coding sequence ATGGCAGTCACCTACACCGCCGTTGTCGACGTCGACGGAGAGGGCCGCAACGGCGGTCGCGTCAGCTCCTCCGACGGTCTGCTGACGACCGCCCTCGCCATCCCCGAGGAGCTGGGCGGCGCGGGCGGCGCCACCAACCCCGAGCAGCTCCTCGCGGCCGGGTGGGCGGCCTGTTTCCTCGGCGCCCTGCGCCGCGCCGCAGCCGAGCGCAAGGTCCGGCTGACCAGCACGACCATCACGGCGGAGATCACCCTCACCCACGGCGACGACGGGGAGTTCTCCCTCTCCGCGGTCCTTAACCCCGTCCTCGGCGGTGTCGACCAGGCCACCGCCCAGCAGCTCGCCGATGCCGCGCACCAGATCTGCCCGTACTCCAAGGCCACGCGCGGCAACATCCCCGTCAGCATCCGCGCTGCCGCGGCCTGA
- a CDS encoding MarR family transcriptional regulator, which translates to MSTPAMPSDASEIYRRYLSAVMLHGHASAKACDLGATDLYALNILGLTGPMTPGELGARTGLTTGPTTRLIDRLEAAGYVRRAPSPDDRRKVIVEPIGKPAGLDDVMEPARRRIGELLAGYTPEQLAVLFDYFARASEAYQAAAEQLRSS; encoded by the coding sequence ATGTCAACGCCGGCCATGCCGTCCGACGCGAGCGAGATCTACCGCCGGTACCTGAGCGCCGTCATGCTGCACGGCCACGCCAGTGCCAAGGCGTGCGATCTGGGTGCCACCGATCTGTACGCGCTCAACATCCTCGGGCTCACCGGGCCGATGACCCCCGGTGAGCTCGGCGCCCGCACCGGGCTCACCACCGGCCCCACCACCCGCCTGATCGACCGGCTGGAGGCGGCGGGGTACGTACGCCGCGCACCGTCCCCCGACGACCGGCGCAAGGTGATCGTCGAGCCCATCGGCAAGCCCGCGGGCCTGGACGATGTGATGGAACCCGCCCGGCGGCGCATCGGTGAACTTCTCGCCGGCTACACGCCCGAGCAGCTCGCCGTCCTGTTCGACTACTTCGCCCGCGCGTCGGAGGCCTACCAGGCCGCCGCCGAGCAGCTACGTTCCAGCTGA
- a CDS encoding SDR family NAD(P)-dependent oxidoreductase: protein MAPRTDDRPTALVTGASAGIGRAFAQRLAADGYRVIAVARDAGRLQALTARLGPGHDWLAADLATEDGVRRTGELITRTRVQLLVNNAGTATAGSFTTTPPDRAQEMLDLNCRAVTALAHTFLTRARPGDALLNVSSTLGWTPKPDLAVYSATKAYTTTLTEALWTAHRGSGIRILALCPGMTATASQRHEDAPAALVQTPEQVVTAALRALREDDAPTTVPGGTNRLLTLAMRLLPRRRTLALLARG, encoded by the coding sequence ATGGCGCCGCGGACGGACGACCGCCCGACCGCACTGGTCACCGGAGCGAGTGCCGGCATCGGCCGGGCGTTCGCGCAGCGCCTGGCGGCGGACGGCTACCGCGTGATCGCGGTCGCCCGCGACGCCGGCCGCCTGCAAGCCCTCACCGCGCGACTGGGCCCCGGTCACGACTGGCTCGCCGCGGACCTCGCCACCGAGGACGGCGTACGCCGCACCGGCGAACTGATCACCCGTACCCGCGTCCAGCTCCTGGTCAACAACGCCGGAACGGCCACCGCGGGCTCGTTCACCACCACCCCGCCGGACCGGGCCCAGGAGATGCTGGACCTGAACTGCCGTGCCGTCACCGCCCTCGCGCACACCTTCCTGACCCGGGCCCGCCCCGGCGACGCCCTGCTGAACGTCTCCTCGACCCTCGGCTGGACCCCGAAGCCGGACCTCGCCGTCTACAGCGCGACGAAGGCGTACACCACCACCCTCACCGAAGCGCTCTGGACCGCGCACCGGGGCTCCGGCATCCGCATCCTGGCGCTCTGCCCCGGAATGACGGCGACCGCCTCGCAACGGCACGAGGACGCGCCCGCCGCCCTCGTCCAGACCCCCGAACAGGTCGTCACGGCAGCCCTGCGCGCCCTGCGCGAGGACGACGCCCCGACCACGGTCCCGGGCGGCACCAACCGCCTCCTCACCCTGGCCATGCGCCTCCTGCCCCGCCGCAGAACCCTCGCGCTGCTCGCCCGCGGCTAG
- a CDS encoding maleylpyruvate isomerase N-terminal domain-containing protein, producing MHPFSRSWTALLDAVAALPDEDFGKPSGCTGWLVRDLVCHLVIDAQDVLITLVTPADSPATADAPGYWTLLPGPPSGDDPLDALIPRLAAAYGEPRWLKHHIDDVGSAAVRAAGLADPAALVGTQDMVLTVADYLSAYVLEGTLHHLDLVAHLPSAPEPPAETLAVARTALEAVAGAAFPASLPDADALRIGTGRSTPTPAQTAELGDLAAKLPLILG from the coding sequence ATGCATCCCTTTTCACGTTCCTGGACAGCGCTGCTCGACGCCGTGGCCGCTCTTCCCGACGAGGACTTCGGCAAACCTTCCGGCTGTACGGGGTGGCTCGTCCGGGACCTGGTGTGCCACCTGGTCATCGACGCGCAGGACGTCCTGATCACCCTGGTCACCCCCGCCGACTCACCCGCCACGGCCGACGCGCCCGGCTACTGGACGCTGCTGCCCGGACCCCCGTCGGGCGACGACCCGCTGGACGCGCTGATCCCGCGCCTGGCGGCGGCGTACGGCGAACCGCGGTGGCTGAAGCACCACATCGACGACGTCGGCTCGGCAGCCGTCCGGGCGGCCGGGCTCGCCGACCCGGCCGCCCTCGTCGGTACCCAGGACATGGTCCTCACGGTCGCCGACTACCTGTCGGCGTACGTCCTCGAAGGCACCCTCCACCACCTGGACCTGGTGGCGCACCTGCCCTCGGCCCCCGAACCGCCCGCCGAGACGCTGGCGGTGGCGCGTACCGCGCTGGAGGCCGTCGCCGGCGCGGCGTTCCCCGCCTCGCTCCCGGACGCCGACGCGCTACGGATCGGCACCGGCCGCAGCACGCCGACCCCCGCGCAGACGGCGGAGCTGGGCGACCTGGCGGCCAAGCTCCCGCTCATCCTCGGCTGA
- a CDS encoding ABATE domain-containing protein — MNLNHVFVCGNPALDFAATLRARRSTRFEMFVTPDRLNAWYLESGLVDTITPGDEDDVRAAVTVREAAYRLITDRRLGEEFDREALAVLNGAARELPVTPQLTRAGRHTDATPAQALATVARQTVELLSGPDVPLLKECGNPECTRVYIDRSRGMRRQWCGMESCGNKYKAAAYRARKKTAATGTAS, encoded by the coding sequence GTGAATCTTAACCACGTCTTCGTCTGCGGGAATCCGGCGCTCGACTTCGCGGCCACCCTCCGGGCCCGGCGCTCGACGCGCTTCGAGATGTTCGTGACCCCGGACCGGCTCAACGCCTGGTACCTGGAGTCCGGGCTCGTGGACACGATCACTCCCGGCGACGAGGACGACGTCCGGGCGGCGGTCACCGTACGCGAGGCCGCCTACCGGCTGATCACCGACCGCCGCCTCGGCGAGGAGTTCGACCGCGAGGCGCTCGCCGTGCTCAACGGGGCCGCGCGCGAGCTTCCCGTGACGCCCCAGCTCACCCGGGCGGGCCGGCACACCGACGCGACGCCCGCCCAGGCCCTGGCCACCGTCGCCCGGCAGACGGTCGAGCTGCTCAGCGGCCCGGACGTGCCCCTGTTGAAGGAGTGCGGCAACCCCGAGTGCACGCGTGTCTACATCGACCGGTCCCGGGGCATGCGGCGGCAGTGGTGCGGCATGGAGTCCTGCGGCAACAAGTACAAGGCCGCCGCCTACCGGGCCCGCAAGAAGACCGCGGCGACGGGTACCGCGAGCTGA
- a CDS encoding alpha/beta hydrolase codes for MINRRTFSKAVGLGTGATAVSLSGLGTDASASPAPHARPGGGSQAPTVPAITPGTHTSFSEIKQVKAGVLNVGYAEAGPSHGPVVMLLHGWPYDIHSYVDVAPLLADLGYRVIVPYLRGHGSTTFLSHHTPRTAEQSAIALDVISLMDALKIEKAVLAGFDWGSRTADIIAALWPERVTSLVSTSGYLITDRKMQVAPADPAVERTWWYQWYFATPRGKAAMEDETSRLALCRYVWTLVSPNWAFDDATYNRTAEAFKNPDYAAVVLFNYRWRIGLVDTDHRYARHEKLLAAQPAIHVPTVTLDAALDPFTPPPGDGSGYRYHFTGPYAHRTIADIGHNLPQEAPTAFAQAVVDADHL; via the coding sequence ATGATCAACAGGCGCACTTTCAGCAAGGCCGTCGGCCTGGGCACCGGCGCGACCGCGGTCTCGCTGTCGGGCCTGGGAACCGACGCTTCCGCCTCCCCCGCCCCGCACGCACGGCCGGGCGGCGGCTCGCAGGCGCCCACCGTCCCGGCCATCACCCCGGGCACCCACACCTCATTCAGCGAGATCAAGCAGGTCAAGGCCGGTGTCCTGAACGTCGGTTACGCCGAGGCCGGCCCCTCCCACGGCCCCGTGGTCATGCTGCTGCACGGCTGGCCGTACGACATCCACAGCTACGTCGACGTCGCCCCGCTCCTCGCCGACCTGGGCTACCGCGTGATCGTCCCGTACCTGCGCGGACACGGCAGCACCACCTTCCTGTCCCACCACACCCCGCGCACGGCCGAGCAGTCCGCCATCGCGCTGGACGTCATCTCCCTGATGGACGCCCTGAAGATCGAGAAGGCCGTGCTGGCGGGCTTCGACTGGGGCTCGCGCACCGCCGACATCATCGCCGCCCTGTGGCCGGAGCGGGTCACGTCCCTGGTCTCCACCAGCGGCTACCTCATCACCGACCGCAAGATGCAGGTCGCACCCGCCGATCCGGCCGTCGAGCGCACCTGGTGGTACCAGTGGTACTTCGCCACCCCCCGGGGCAAGGCGGCCATGGAGGACGAGACGAGCCGGCTCGCGCTGTGCCGCTACGTGTGGACCCTGGTCTCCCCCAACTGGGCCTTCGACGACGCCACGTACAACCGCACGGCGGAGGCGTTCAAGAACCCGGACTACGCGGCCGTCGTGCTGTTCAACTACCGCTGGCGCATCGGCCTGGTCGACACGGACCACCGGTACGCGCGCCACGAGAAGCTGCTCGCCGCTCAGCCCGCCATCCACGTGCCCACCGTCACCCTCGACGCGGCCCTCGACCCCTTCACCCCGCCGCCGGGCGACGGTTCGGGCTACCGGTACCACTTCACCGGCCCCTACGCGCACCGCACGATCGCGGACATCGGCCACAACCTGCCGCAAGAGGCGCCCACCGCCTTCGCCCAGGCCGTGGTCGACGCCGACCACCTCTGA
- a CDS encoding glycosyltransferase family 39 protein translates to MADETDTAGPDTAGPDPARPLPPPDRRVLAVAGGVFAVLMALSTRYGFHIDELYFLDSARHLQASYVDQPLLAPLLARVSLSLFGVSEAGLRLWPAIAAAGTVVVGGLTAREFGGARRTQLLAAVATAAMPVLLGGAHIANTTAYEVLAWAAIALLVVRIGRTGDTRWWLAVGALVGIGAEFNHLAGIFGIVLLATVVLGPARRTAADRWLLAGAVLAVLLVLPDLWWQAHHDWAMFEMTRALNEKNGGPGNVPTWIVGQLATAGFATAVLWFAGLRFLWRSGRPLWRCLVTAYAVLFVLFAVTTGAQIYYLGGLYVCLLAAGSVGLDAWLYARRDRLRSLMTATAVSTALLAVIVLPILPPTAVAWTYGVSTNTGETLGWPQLVGTVRQVWDGLPQEQRAGAVIFTADYGEAGAINELGRGTGLPHAVSAHNTDWWWGGGNPAATTVLAVSPGPEHAPGYAAQLRRYFRHVTVAAGLSNPYGMHNVEWGGHVYLCTGPRHPWAEMWPRLRHYG, encoded by the coding sequence ATGGCGGACGAGACGGACACAGCCGGCCCGGACACCGCCGGCCCCGACCCGGCCCGCCCCCTCCCCCCGCCCGACCGGCGCGTCCTCGCCGTCGCCGGCGGGGTCTTCGCCGTACTCATGGCGCTGTCCACGCGCTACGGCTTCCACATCGACGAGCTGTACTTCCTCGACTCCGCCCGGCACCTCCAGGCGAGTTACGTGGACCAGCCGCTGCTCGCCCCGCTGCTGGCACGGGTCTCGCTGTCGCTGTTCGGCGTCTCGGAGGCCGGCCTGCGCCTGTGGCCGGCGATCGCCGCGGCGGGCACGGTCGTCGTGGGCGGGCTGACGGCGCGTGAGTTCGGCGGTGCCCGGCGGACCCAGCTCCTCGCGGCGGTCGCGACCGCCGCCATGCCCGTACTCCTGGGCGGCGCGCACATCGCCAACACCACGGCGTACGAAGTACTGGCCTGGGCGGCGATCGCGCTCCTGGTCGTACGGATCGGCCGCACCGGCGACACCCGCTGGTGGCTCGCCGTGGGAGCGCTCGTCGGGATCGGCGCCGAGTTCAACCACCTCGCCGGCATCTTCGGGATCGTCCTGCTGGCCACCGTCGTGCTCGGCCCCGCCCGCCGCACGGCGGCCGACCGGTGGCTTCTGGCCGGTGCCGTGCTCGCCGTGCTGCTCGTCCTGCCCGACCTGTGGTGGCAGGCCCACCACGACTGGGCCATGTTCGAGATGACCCGGGCGCTGAACGAGAAGAACGGCGGCCCCGGGAACGTCCCCACCTGGATCGTCGGCCAGCTCGCCACGGCCGGGTTCGCCACGGCGGTCCTCTGGTTCGCGGGCCTGCGCTTCCTTTGGCGCTCCGGCCGCCCCCTGTGGCGGTGCCTGGTCACCGCGTACGCCGTCCTGTTCGTCCTGTTCGCCGTGACCACCGGCGCCCAGATCTACTACCTGGGCGGGCTGTATGTATGCCTGCTGGCGGCCGGTTCCGTCGGGCTCGACGCGTGGCTGTACGCCCGTCGCGACCGTCTGCGCTCCCTCATGACCGCGACCGCCGTCTCGACCGCGCTGCTGGCCGTCATCGTCCTGCCGATCCTGCCGCCCACGGCGGTCGCCTGGACGTACGGGGTCAGCACCAACACGGGGGAGACCCTGGGCTGGCCCCAACTCGTCGGCACCGTACGCCAGGTGTGGGACGGTCTGCCCCAGGAGCAGCGCGCCGGCGCGGTGATCTTCACGGCCGACTACGGCGAGGCGGGCGCCATCAACGAACTCGGCCGCGGCACCGGCCTGCCGCACGCGGTGAGCGCCCACAACACCGACTGGTGGTGGGGCGGAGGCAACCCGGCCGCCACCACCGTCCTGGCCGTGTCCCCCGGCCCGGAGCACGCCCCCGGCTACGCCGCCCAGCTGCGCCGGTACTTCCGGCACGTCACCGTGGCCGCCGGCCTCAGCAACCCGTACGGCATGCACAACGTGGAATGGGGCGGGCACGTCTACCTCTGCACGGGCCCCCGTCACCCCTGGGCCGAGATGTGGCCGCGACTCCGCCACTACGGATGA
- a CDS encoding prephenate dehydratase — translation MTTVAYQGEPGSNSATAAHALYPDASGHPCTGFEQALDAVALGDADLSVIPVDNSAAGRVADVHHLLPESGLFIVGEYFLAIRFDLMGVAGATLDQVECVRSHVHALGQCRKLLREGGWRTLVCDDTAGAAREVAELGDARHAALAPPAAAGLHGLDVLRAGVEDDPENTTRFVVLSRTPAPAPDPGQPTMTSLFFSVRNIPSALYKALGGFATGGVNLTKIESYQIGAGLNASRFYVEAEGHPGEQRVALALEELRFFSSEVRVLGVYPAHPHRLKG, via the coding sequence GTGACGACCGTCGCTTATCAGGGTGAACCCGGCTCCAACTCGGCGACCGCCGCGCACGCCCTGTACCCGGACGCCTCGGGACACCCGTGTACCGGCTTCGAGCAGGCCCTGGACGCCGTGGCCCTCGGCGACGCCGACCTTTCCGTGATCCCGGTGGACAACTCCGCGGCCGGACGCGTCGCCGACGTGCACCACCTGCTGCCGGAGTCGGGGCTGTTCATCGTCGGCGAGTACTTCCTCGCCATCCGTTTCGACCTGATGGGTGTCGCCGGCGCCACCCTGGACCAGGTGGAGTGCGTCCGCAGCCACGTGCACGCCCTGGGGCAGTGCCGCAAGCTGCTGCGGGAGGGCGGCTGGCGGACCCTGGTCTGCGACGACACCGCCGGGGCGGCGCGTGAGGTGGCCGAACTGGGCGACGCGCGGCACGCGGCCCTCGCGCCTCCCGCCGCGGCCGGGCTGCACGGCCTCGACGTCCTGCGCGCCGGCGTCGAGGACGACCCGGAGAACACCACGCGGTTCGTGGTCCTCTCCCGCACGCCCGCTCCCGCCCCGGACCCGGGGCAGCCGACCATGACCAGCCTGTTCTTCAGCGTGCGCAACATCCCGAGCGCGCTCTACAAGGCACTCGGCGGCTTCGCCACCGGCGGGGTGAACCTCACCAAGATCGAGAGCTATCAGATCGGCGCGGGGCTCAACGCCAGCCGCTTCTACGTCGAGGCCGAGGGCCACCCCGGCGAGCAGCGGGTCGCCCTCGCCCTGGAGGAACTGCGGTTCTTCTCCTCCGAGGTGCGCGTCCTGGGCGTCTACCCGGCCCATCCGCACCGGTTGAAGGGCTGA
- a CDS encoding SgcJ/EcaC family oxidoreductase produces MSASTTTSTDAGTTAEPTSPTGPAPRPASRRRTVKRILLGGTLVTVLAAAGGYFWLDATSDPKVLGKAECIDVTPSLTATASGRAATDDQRAVCTTLRALTDAWDRADATGYGEQFTADATYTTYVGTHYQGRQDIADAHRALFGGFVEGTSLADSFLGIRFYGPDTAVVTSRGDTYKGDRPSAADLTKTQTYTLVREGDGHWRIAAFHNTKRQNVMERLSFLWDPATAPEAEK; encoded by the coding sequence ATGAGCGCGAGTACCACCACCAGCACCGATGCCGGAACCACGGCCGAGCCCACCTCTCCCACCGGCCCCGCGCCCAGGCCGGCGAGCCGCCGCCGCACCGTGAAACGGATCCTCCTCGGAGGCACCCTCGTCACCGTCCTGGCCGCCGCGGGCGGGTACTTCTGGCTGGACGCCACCTCCGACCCCAAGGTCCTCGGAAAGGCGGAGTGCATCGATGTCACCCCGTCCCTCACCGCCACCGCGTCCGGCAGGGCGGCGACCGACGACCAACGCGCCGTCTGCACCACCCTGCGGGCGCTCACCGACGCCTGGGATCGCGCCGACGCGACGGGATACGGCGAACAGTTCACCGCGGACGCCACGTACACCACCTACGTCGGCACCCACTACCAGGGCCGCCAGGACATCGCGGACGCCCATCGCGCCCTGTTCGGCGGATTCGTCGAGGGGACCAGCCTCGCCGACTCCTTCCTCGGTATCCGCTTCTACGGCCCCGACACCGCCGTGGTCACCAGCCGGGGTGACACCTACAAGGGGGACCGGCCGTCCGCCGCCGACCTGACCAAGACCCAGACGTACACGCTCGTCCGCGAGGGCGACGGCCACTGGCGCATCGCCGCCTTCCACAACACGAAGCGTCAGAACGTCATGGAGCGCCTGTCCTTCCTCTGGGACCCGGCCACGGCCCCCGAGGCCGAGAAGTGA
- a CDS encoding SgcJ/EcaC family oxidoreductase, translating into MTTEDTIAVHALLHRSAAAWAAGDGAAYGACFTEDATDVTYMGTVYHGGTEIGRAHQALFDSFLKGTRLDIDVVSLRFHGPGTAVAVTRGAVRKRSAEVGRYDKLATYTLVRRADGSWGIAAVQKTARRRLMEAFSFRMRPATRPAAG; encoded by the coding sequence ATGACCACCGAGGACACCATCGCCGTCCACGCCCTGCTGCACCGCAGCGCCGCCGCCTGGGCCGCCGGTGACGGAGCCGCGTACGGGGCCTGCTTCACCGAGGACGCCACCGACGTCACGTACATGGGCACCGTCTACCACGGCGGCACCGAGATCGGCCGCGCCCACCAGGCGCTGTTCGACAGCTTCCTCAAGGGCACCCGGCTCGACATCGACGTCGTCTCCCTCCGGTTCCACGGGCCGGGCACCGCGGTGGCCGTCACCCGCGGAGCCGTACGCAAGCGCAGTGCCGAGGTGGGCCGGTACGACAAGCTCGCCACGTACACGCTGGTGCGCCGGGCCGACGGCTCCTGGGGGATCGCGGCCGTGCAGAAGACCGCGCGCCGCCGCCTGATGGAGGCGTTCTCCTTCCGCATGCGGCCCGCGACCCGCCCCGCGGCGGGCTGA
- a CDS encoding serine/threonine dehydratase, whose protein sequence is MKNPPHALAPADVRAAADRIRPYARRTPLLDLETDGRRVLLKLEYLQRGGSFKLRGALNAMLSMSPDDHVVAASGGNHGLAVATAASLLGMAATVYVPETAPEAKARRIEAAGARLVRHGAAFAEAASAALDAAARPGHRFVHPYDDPAVIAGQGTVGAEIVADEPGVDTVVAAVGGGGLAAGTALAVAGRRVVAAEPEDCRCLHDALAAGKPVDSAVGSVASSATGASRVGEIAFDVLAAHDVTSVLVSDDEILQARDRLWEECRIAVEPAAAISFAAWLAGRVPGKLPCLIVCGANADWVAR, encoded by the coding sequence GTGAAGAACCCACCGCATGCCCTCGCCCCCGCTGATGTCCGCGCCGCCGCCGACAGAATTCGTCCCTACGCCCGTCGCACACCGCTGCTGGATCTGGAGACCGACGGCCGGCGCGTGCTGCTGAAGCTGGAGTACCTCCAGCGCGGCGGCTCGTTCAAACTGCGCGGCGCGCTCAACGCGATGCTCTCCATGTCCCCGGACGACCATGTCGTGGCGGCGTCCGGCGGCAACCACGGCCTGGCGGTGGCGACGGCGGCCTCGCTGCTCGGCATGGCCGCGACGGTCTACGTACCGGAGACGGCTCCGGAGGCGAAGGCCCGCCGTATCGAGGCCGCCGGGGCGCGGCTCGTCCGGCACGGCGCGGCCTTCGCCGAGGCCGCGTCGGCGGCGCTGGATGCCGCGGCGCGGCCGGGCCACCGGTTCGTCCACCCGTACGACGACCCGGCGGTGATCGCGGGTCAGGGCACCGTGGGGGCCGAGATCGTGGCCGACGAGCCCGGTGTCGACACGGTCGTCGCGGCTGTCGGCGGGGGCGGACTGGCGGCCGGTACGGCACTGGCGGTCGCCGGCCGCCGTGTCGTCGCCGCCGAACCGGAGGACTGCCGCTGCCTGCACGACGCGCTCGCCGCGGGGAAGCCGGTGGACTCGGCCGTGGGCTCCGTAGCCTCCTCCGCGACCGGGGCGAGCCGGGTCGGCGAGATCGCCTTCGACGTCCTGGCCGCGCACGACGTGACGTCCGTGCTGGTCAGTGACGACGAGATCCTTCAGGCGCGCGACCGGCTCTGGGAGGAGTGCCGGATCGCCGTCGAACCGGCTGCGGCCATTTCGTTCGCGGCGTGGTTGGCCGGGCGGGTTCCGGGGAAGCTGCCGTGCCTGATCGTGTGCGGGGCGAATGCCGACTGGGTGGCGCGGTGA
- a CDS encoding LysR substrate-binding domain-containing protein has translation MRELDVNRLRVLMEVAHAASIAEAARKLSFTPSALSQQISKLETELGARLLERRPTGVTLTPVGAVLVDHAERVIGELRQARAAVEAAMEAQPQRLALGCFATAAQVLVPTALAALQHRYPRAELSLVDIEPPEGYGLVTSGDLDMLITHRYPGVAPTPHPGLDRQRLLDDPLDLVLPAGHRLAGGSADRGIGLGRLGDETWISGAPGVPNRVCLETLARRAGVEPRVAYESADYHVILALVGAGLGIALVPGSLLAGADRSRVSVHPLRGPAPAREISIVQRRRPTALALELTAFLHTAAAGLTRGPRRGGP, from the coding sequence ATGCGCGAACTGGACGTCAACCGCCTGCGGGTCCTGATGGAAGTGGCACACGCCGCGTCCATCGCCGAGGCCGCGCGGAAACTCTCCTTCACGCCCTCGGCGCTCTCGCAGCAGATCTCCAAGCTGGAGACGGAGCTCGGCGCCCGCCTCCTCGAACGCCGCCCGACGGGCGTCACCCTGACGCCCGTCGGCGCCGTGCTGGTGGACCACGCGGAGCGGGTGATCGGGGAGCTCCGGCAGGCGCGCGCCGCGGTCGAGGCCGCGATGGAGGCGCAGCCGCAGCGTCTCGCGCTGGGCTGCTTCGCCACGGCGGCGCAGGTGCTGGTACCGACGGCTCTGGCCGCGCTCCAGCACCGGTATCCGCGGGCCGAGCTGTCGCTGGTCGACATCGAACCGCCCGAGGGCTACGGGCTGGTGACTTCGGGCGACCTGGACATGCTGATCACCCACCGCTATCCCGGCGTGGCCCCGACGCCCCATCCGGGACTCGACCGGCAGCGACTGCTCGACGATCCGCTCGACCTGGTGCTGCCCGCCGGCCACCGACTCGCCGGGGGCTCCGCGGACCGCGGCATCGGCCTCGGGCGGCTGGGCGATGAGACGTGGATCTCCGGCGCTCCGGGCGTCCCGAACCGCGTCTGCCTGGAGACCCTTGCCCGCCGGGCCGGTGTCGAGCCGCGCGTCGCGTACGAGTCCGCCGACTACCACGTCATCCTGGCGCTGGTCGGCGCCGGTCTGGGCATCGCGCTGGTCCCCGGCAGCCTGCTCGCGGGCGCCGACCGCTCCCGGGTCTCGGTGCACCCCCTGCGCGGCCCGGCTCCGGCCCGCGAGATCAGCATCGTCCAGCGCCGGCGCCCCACCGCACTCGCCCTGGAGCTCACGGCCTTCCTGCACACCGCCGCGGCCGGCCTCACCCGCGGGCCCCGGCGCGGCGGTCCGTGA